The Zobellia alginiliquefaciens genome contains a region encoding:
- the guaB gene encoding IMP dehydrogenase produces MEAHLNKIVGEGLTYDDVLLVPAFSEVLPREVNIQTKFTRNITINVPVVSAAMDTVTESRMAIAIAQEGGIGVLHKNMTIEQQAVKVRKVKRAESGMIIDPVTLPLDSFVRDAKANMKEFSIGGIPIVDGEGKLIGIVTNRDLRFEKNNDRPISEVMTTKNLVTVGEGTSLAQAEDILQENKIEKLPVVDKNYKLVGLITFRDITKLTQKPIANKDTYGRLRVAAAIGVTPDAVDRAEALVNAGVDAVVIDTAHGHTKGVVSVLKEVKKKFPDLDVIVGNIATGEAAKYLVEAGADAVKVGIGPGSICTTRVVAGVGFPQFSAVLEVSAAIKGTGVPVIADGGIRYTGDIPKAIAAGADTVMLGSLLAGTKESPGETIIYEGRKFKSYRGMGSVEAMKEGSKDRYFQDVEDDIKKLVPEGIVGRVPYKGELYESIHQFVGGLRAGMGYCGAKDIDALKENGRFVKITSSGINESHPHDVTITKESPNYSR; encoded by the coding sequence ATGGAAGCCCACCTGAATAAAATTGTTGGAGAAGGTCTCACTTATGATGACGTACTCTTAGTCCCTGCCTTTTCTGAAGTACTCCCAAGAGAAGTAAATATTCAAACTAAATTTACACGTAACATTACTATAAACGTACCGGTCGTTTCGGCTGCTATGGATACGGTTACGGAATCTCGTATGGCTATTGCCATTGCGCAAGAAGGAGGTATTGGTGTACTTCACAAAAATATGACCATTGAGCAGCAAGCGGTAAAAGTGCGCAAAGTAAAGCGTGCGGAAAGTGGTATGATCATTGATCCTGTTACTCTACCGTTAGACTCTTTTGTTCGTGATGCAAAAGCCAATATGAAAGAATTTAGTATTGGTGGAATTCCTATTGTTGATGGTGAAGGTAAATTAATTGGTATTGTTACCAATAGGGACCTTCGTTTTGAGAAAAATAACGACCGTCCAATTTCTGAGGTAATGACTACCAAGAATTTGGTAACGGTTGGGGAAGGCACCTCATTGGCACAGGCCGAAGATATTCTTCAAGAGAATAAAATTGAAAAACTTCCTGTAGTTGATAAGAACTACAAATTGGTAGGTCTTATTACTTTTAGGGATATTACAAAACTTACCCAAAAACCTATTGCAAATAAGGATACTTACGGTAGACTTCGTGTGGCTGCGGCTATTGGTGTTACACCGGATGCAGTAGATAGAGCTGAGGCGTTGGTTAATGCAGGTGTTGATGCAGTTGTTATTGACACGGCCCATGGTCATACCAAAGGTGTGGTTTCAGTTTTAAAAGAGGTGAAAAAGAAATTCCCGGATTTGGATGTTATTGTTGGTAACATTGCAACGGGTGAAGCTGCCAAATATTTGGTGGAAGCGGGTGCAGATGCCGTTAAGGTTGGTATTGGACCCGGTTCTATTTGTACAACTCGTGTGGTTGCCGGTGTTGGTTTTCCTCAGTTTTCTGCGGTACTAGAAGTATCTGCCGCCATAAAAGGTACAGGTGTTCCGGTAATTGCCGATGGAGGAATCCGCTATACAGGCGACATTCCAAAAGCGATAGCTGCTGGTGCTGATACGGTTATGTTAGGTTCTCTTTTAGCGGGTACGAAAGAATCGCCAGGAGAAACTATCATTTATGAAGGCCGAAAATTTAAGTCGTACCGCGGTATGGGTTCTGTTGAGGCTATGAAAGAAGGTAGTAAAGACCGTTATTTCCAAGATGTAGAGGATGATATTAAAAAACTGGTACCAGAGGGTATCGTAGGTCGTGTTCCTTACAAAGGAGAACTTTACGAGAGTATTCACCAATTTGTTGGAGGTCTTCGTGCAGGTATGGGGTATTGTGGTGCAAAAGACATCGATGCCTTAAAAGAAAACGGTCGCTTCGTTAAGATAACCTCCAGCGGTATAAATGAAAGCCATCCGCATGATGTAACAATTACAAAAGAATCGCCTAACTATAGTAGATAG
- a CDS encoding TonB-dependent receptor, whose product MKLREFSIACMMFLASFSAVAQLTISGKVTDEKGSPVEDAEVYLKELQLLRTANADGSFEFANIPGGKYTVVVFAFEYEVYEKELTFDTTFNLNIQLKRIQSQALSEVVLTERREKVFALKQLKKVEGTAIYAGKKTEVVLMEGLTGNLAANNARQIYSQVVGLNIYDNGDAGLQLNIGGRGLDPNRTANFNTRQNGYDISADVLGYPESYYTPPAEALEEIQVIRGAASLQYGTQFGGLINFKFKKPNPNKEIELVSRQTVGSYDLFTSFNSFSGTVGKFSYYTYFSYKDGNGFRPNSNFNSKNYFTNLGYEISDRTKVTFETTFMHYLAKQPGGLTDAQFYEDPTFSNRDRNWFEVDWRLYSLRLDHAFSDKTDFSLNVFGLNASRRALGFRTNRVSQEDIITEPRELLVDDFSNWGAEARVLTRYNLGVTESALLLGSKFYKTNNDQRQGPGSAAADADFTFADADFPNYERQSQFNFPNFNVAFFGENIFNLTDRLAITPGFRLEHIKTESIGSYREITLDLAGNPLLNREIEDNQVFDRTFLLLGVGTTYKLSPSVELYGNFSQNYRSVTFSDIRVVNPSFQVDPNISDEDGFTADFGARGRFKDVLSYDVSVYGLYYDNRLGEILKEETQVNAVGEEVSTGRLLRARGNIGTAFIYGLESFANWSIKETFFPQSEKVKLNYFANLALTQSEYLSSERNNVEGKEVEFIPKVNLKTGLNFGYGNLLGSLQYTYFDKQFTDATNALQDVNDNQRGIEGEIPAYDILDFSLSYTYKKWKLEAGVNNLLDNSYFTRRATGYPGPGIIPSEPRTFYTTLQLKL is encoded by the coding sequence ATGAAATTAAGGGAATTTAGTATTGCATGTATGATGTTCTTAGCATCGTTTTCTGCGGTTGCGCAGCTTACCATTTCGGGTAAGGTTACGGATGAGAAAGGGAGTCCTGTAGAAGATGCAGAGGTGTATTTAAAGGAACTTCAGTTATTACGGACTGCCAACGCAGATGGTAGTTTTGAGTTTGCCAACATTCCAGGCGGTAAATATACTGTTGTGGTGTTTGCCTTTGAATATGAAGTCTATGAAAAGGAATTAACTTTTGATACGACCTTCAATCTCAATATTCAACTTAAGCGCATACAGTCGCAAGCGCTTTCAGAGGTTGTTTTAACCGAACGACGAGAGAAAGTATTCGCTTTAAAACAACTAAAAAAAGTAGAGGGAACAGCAATTTATGCAGGAAAAAAGACAGAAGTTGTTCTTATGGAAGGGCTTACCGGAAACCTTGCAGCTAATAATGCAAGACAAATTTACAGTCAGGTTGTTGGGCTGAATATTTATGATAATGGTGATGCTGGTTTACAATTGAATATTGGAGGTAGAGGGTTAGACCCAAATAGAACGGCTAATTTTAACACACGGCAGAACGGTTATGATATTAGCGCAGATGTTTTAGGATACCCGGAAAGTTATTATACGCCGCCAGCAGAAGCACTAGAGGAAATTCAAGTGATTCGTGGGGCTGCTTCTTTGCAATACGGTACCCAATTTGGAGGTTTGATTAATTTTAAATTTAAAAAACCGAATCCTAATAAGGAGATAGAGCTCGTTTCCCGCCAAACCGTTGGTTCGTATGATTTGTTTACCAGCTTTAATAGTTTTAGCGGTACGGTGGGTAAATTTAGCTATTACACCTATTTTAGCTATAAGGATGGTAATGGCTTTAGACCCAATTCAAACTTTAATAGCAAAAACTATTTTACGAATTTGGGCTATGAAATTTCCGATAGGACAAAAGTAACTTTTGAAACGACCTTCATGCATTATTTGGCCAAACAACCCGGTGGTCTTACAGATGCTCAGTTCTATGAAGACCCTACTTTTAGCAATCGTGATAGAAACTGGTTTGAAGTAGATTGGCGTTTGTACTCGTTACGGCTAGACCACGCTTTTTCGGATAAAACGGACTTTAGTCTAAATGTGTTTGGCCTAAATGCTTCTCGTAGAGCATTAGGATTTAGAACCAACAGGGTATCACAAGAAGATATTATTACCGAACCTAGGGAACTGTTGGTAGATGATTTTAGTAATTGGGGAGCGGAAGCAAGGGTTTTAACTAGATACAATCTGGGAGTCACTGAATCTGCACTTTTGTTAGGCTCTAAATTTTATAAAACGAATAATGACCAAAGGCAAGGACCAGGTTCTGCAGCAGCTGATGCCGATTTCACCTTTGCCGATGCGGATTTTCCTAATTATGAGAGACAGTCCCAGTTTAATTTTCCAAATTTTAATGTCGCTTTTTTTGGTGAAAATATTTTCAATCTTACTGATCGATTGGCGATAACACCCGGTTTTCGTTTGGAACACATTAAGACTGAAAGTATAGGAAGCTACAGAGAAATTACGTTGGACTTGGCAGGCAACCCATTGTTGAACAGGGAAATTGAAGATAACCAGGTTTTTGATAGAACGTTTCTTTTACTGGGCGTGGGAACTACCTATAAGCTATCGCCTAGCGTAGAACTGTACGGTAACTTTTCGCAGAATTATCGTTCCGTGACTTTTAGTGATATTCGTGTGGTAAACCCTTCCTTTCAAGTAGACCCGAACATATCGGATGAAGATGGGTTTACGGCCGATTTTGGTGCTCGGGGAAGATTTAAAGATGTTCTTTCTTATGATGTTAGCGTATACGGCCTGTATTATGACAATCGCTTAGGGGAAATCTTAAAGGAAGAAACTCAGGTGAATGCAGTGGGCGAAGAAGTATCCACCGGAAGATTGTTAAGGGCAAGGGGAAATATAGGAACCGCTTTTATATATGGTCTAGAAAGTTTTGCAAATTGGAGTATAAAAGAAACCTTCTTTCCGCAATCGGAAAAGGTGAAGCTAAATTATTTCGCCAATTTGGCTTTGACACAATCCGAGTATCTTTCTTCCGAAAGGAACAATGTTGAAGGAAAAGAAGTAGAATTTATTCCCAAAGTAAACCTAAAAACAGGTTTAAACTTTGGGTATGGCAACTTGCTGGGCAGTTTACAGTACACCTATTTTGACAAACAGTTTACGGATGCCACCAACGCATTACAAGATGTAAATGATAACCAACGAGGTATTGAAGGAGAAATACCTGCCTATGACATTTTGGATTTTTCGCTCTCCTACACCTATAAAAAATGGAAGTTGGAAGCGGGTGTCAATAACCTTTTAGATAATTCATATTTTACGCGTCGGGCTACGGGCTATCCCGGGCCAGGTATTATTCCGTCTGAACCGAGAACATTTTATACAACGCTTCAGCTTAAATTATAA
- a CDS encoding HTTM domain-containing protein, translating to MNRFISKHISAPIEAAPLAVFRILFGVMMLLSIVRFWSYGWIDKLYIQPKFFFSYYGFEWVKPLGVYTYLIFILCGLSAIFVALGYKYKIAIITFFLSFTYIELMDKTTYLNHYYFISLLSFLMIFLPANAYFSLDAKQDATKAFQKVPAWTINGIKFLLAIVYFYAGLAKLNSDWLFKAMPLKIWLPSKFDTPFLGQFLHEEWVQYAFSWFGAGYDLAIPFLLLYKKTRPYAFVVVVIFHVMTRVLFPIGMFPYVMIISTLIFFDSPLHHRFLEYLSSLFRIQKKIFDNGQSLVMPPSLRTNFKRVVVTLFFVIQLLMPWRYLVYPGELFWTEEGYRFSWRVMLMEKSGYAQFKVVSKDSGRWFYVDNTDFLTPFQEKQMAFQPDFILEYAQFLKKHFENDGHKNVQIFVDSRVALNGRLSTTYIDPKVDLGQMQESFEHKKWIIPFTDEIKGI from the coding sequence ATGAATCGTTTCATCAGCAAACATATATCAGCCCCAATAGAGGCCGCCCCCTTGGCGGTCTTTCGCATTTTATTTGGTGTGATGATGTTGTTGAGTATTGTAAGGTTTTGGAGCTACGGATGGATAGATAAATTATATATTCAGCCTAAGTTCTTCTTCTCATATTACGGTTTTGAATGGGTAAAACCTTTGGGTGTTTATACCTACCTTATATTTATTCTTTGTGGCTTATCGGCCATTTTTGTGGCCTTGGGTTATAAATACAAAATAGCGATTATTACGTTCTTCCTCAGTTTTACCTATATAGAACTGATGGATAAGACCACCTACCTCAATCACTACTACTTTATAAGCCTGCTTAGTTTTTTAATGATTTTTTTACCAGCTAATGCTTATTTTTCGCTGGATGCAAAACAGGATGCTACAAAGGCATTTCAGAAGGTTCCGGCTTGGACGATCAACGGTATAAAATTCTTGTTGGCCATTGTCTATTTTTATGCAGGGCTTGCTAAACTAAATTCCGATTGGCTTTTTAAGGCTATGCCCCTAAAAATTTGGTTGCCCTCTAAGTTTGATACGCCTTTTTTGGGTCAGTTTTTACACGAAGAATGGGTGCAGTATGCATTCAGTTGGTTTGGGGCCGGTTATGATTTGGCAATTCCATTCCTGTTATTGTATAAAAAAACACGGCCATATGCCTTTGTTGTAGTGGTTATTTTTCATGTGATGACTCGGGTGCTTTTTCCCATTGGAATGTTTCCTTATGTCATGATTATTTCCACATTGATATTTTTTGATTCTCCTTTGCATCATAGGTTTTTAGAGTATTTGAGCAGTCTTTTTCGAATACAAAAAAAAATATTTGATAATGGTCAAAGCTTGGTAATGCCTCCAAGTTTAAGAACAAACTTCAAAAGAGTAGTAGTCACCTTGTTCTTTGTGATTCAATTACTTATGCCATGGCGGTATTTAGTGTATCCTGGGGAATTGTTCTGGACGGAAGAAGGGTATCGCTTTTCTTGGCGGGTAATGTTGATGGAAAAATCAGGTTATGCCCAATTTAAAGTGGTTAGCAAAGATTCCGGAAGATGGTTCTATGTAGATAATACGGATTTTTTGACGCCTTTTCAAGAAAAACAGATGGCTTTTCAACCCGATTTTATTCTGGAATATGCCCAGTTTCTGAAAAAGCATTTTGAAAATGATGGGCATAAAAATGTGCAGATATTTGTTGATAGCCGGGTGGCACTGAACGGACGGTTAAGCACTACCTATATAGACCCAAAAGTAGACCTTGGCCAAATGCAGGAGTCGTTTGAACATAAAAAATGGATAATACCTTTTACCGATGAAATTAAGGGAATTTAG
- a CDS encoding imelysin family protein — MRRFFAVVVVATMIWACSSDGGADPTDDGTEEPEPQPVSFERGPMLANWADNIIIPSYKAFSTEMTSLQTAFDAFKTDASEANLIAFRASWLSAYTMWQRVSMFEIGPAETVGLRLNINIYPSDSDKIDGFISSGTYDLTLSSNRNAKGFPALDYIINGLGETDEAILEKYNGAEKDNLITYTGDVISDMVTLTTGVLAEWESGYRDTFVSNDGASSTASVDRFINDYIFYYEKFLRAGKMGIPVGAFSETVLPQNVEAYYKGDISNELFLAGLESVQDFFNGVHYGKSSSGESLGSYLDALNTVKDGDDLKKLINDQFDLAKTKVVELAPFKEEIENNVPPTNMLLAYDEVQRIVPLFKVDMVSAMSVSIDFVDADGD; from the coding sequence ATGAGAAGGTTTTTTGCCGTTGTAGTTGTGGCAACAATGATTTGGGCATGTAGTTCTGATGGTGGAGCGGACCCAACTGATGATGGAACGGAAGAGCCGGAGCCACAACCTGTAAGTTTTGAACGAGGACCTATGCTGGCCAATTGGGCGGACAACATTATCATTCCTTCATACAAAGCGTTTTCTACGGAAATGACAAGTTTGCAAACGGCATTCGATGCCTTTAAAACTGACGCAAGTGAAGCCAACCTTATAGCCTTTAGAGCATCATGGTTGTCCGCTTATACCATGTGGCAAAGAGTTTCAATGTTTGAAATCGGTCCTGCTGAAACTGTTGGGCTACGTTTAAATATAAATATTTATCCTTCCGATTCTGATAAGATAGATGGCTTTATAAGCTCGGGCACTTATGATTTAACATTGTCGTCTAATAGGAATGCCAAAGGCTTCCCGGCATTGGACTATATCATTAATGGTTTAGGTGAAACGGATGAGGCTATTTTAGAAAAGTACAACGGAGCGGAAAAGGATAATTTAATTACCTACACAGGAGACGTGATTTCAGATATGGTAACACTAACAACAGGTGTGTTGGCAGAATGGGAATCTGGTTACAGGGATACTTTTGTTTCAAATGATGGAGCTTCTTCAACGGCATCCGTTGATCGCTTTATTAATGATTATATCTTTTACTACGAGAAGTTTTTAAGAGCTGGAAAAATGGGAATCCCAGTGGGAGCTTTTTCCGAAACAGTGCTTCCTCAGAATGTAGAGGCCTATTATAAAGGCGATATATCCAACGAATTGTTTTTGGCAGGTCTTGAATCCGTTCAAGATTTTTTTAATGGAGTGCACTATGGCAAAAGCAGCTCGGGCGAAAGTTTAGGTTCATATTTAGATGCCTTAAACACGGTTAAAGATGGTGATGACCTCAAGAAATTAATAAACGATCAGTTTGATTTAGCCAAAACCAAAGTGGTGGAGTTAGCACCTTTTAAAGAAGAAATTGAAAATAATGTGCCACCTACCAACATGCTTTTGGCGTATGATGAGGTGCAGCGTATTGTTCCCCTTTTTAAAGTAGATATGGTTTCGGCAATGAGCGTAAGTATTGATTTTGTAGATGCCGATGGCGACTAG
- a CDS encoding DUF4856 domain-containing protein has product MRSVFFSIAASSVLLLASCESDDNAVQIPEETCFDNIMNGDETGIDCGGSCTPCETAIENPASYSFERDGESTVSFSGQTTRILMAHELLGEFTTSTNTAESLKSMYAHEEGAADFEDTDLNASDKSLRSKTAASADYFATNATDQTLIRADFESWIEGQVNEVFTNWEVAAEAGTAGQLADGESTRYVNAKGLEYNQLFAKGLIGALMTDQALNNYLSTAVLDEGSNREDNDAGTVLEGNSYTNMEHKWDEAYGYVYGLNADASDPNADLGADKFLNEYIGKLEEDSDFSGIADDIFQAFKLGRAAIVAGDYDVRDAQVEIIRGKISQVIAVRGVYYLQQAKATLAAETPNYGSAFHALSEAYGFIYSLRFTRQPGTDEAYFTKTESDELIAELMNDGDNGLWDVTAETIDEISEDIAEEFDFTVVQAGE; this is encoded by the coding sequence ATGAGAAGTGTATTTTTTTCCATAGCAGCAAGTTCAGTATTGTTGTTAGCATCTTGTGAATCTGATGATAATGCGGTTCAGATTCCGGAGGAGACCTGTTTCGACAATATTATGAACGGAGACGAGACTGGAATAGATTGTGGCGGTAGTTGTACACCATGTGAAACGGCTATAGAAAACCCTGCGAGTTATTCTTTTGAAAGAGACGGGGAGTCTACAGTAAGTTTTAGCGGTCAAACCACACGAATATTAATGGCTCATGAGCTATTAGGTGAGTTTACCACTAGTACAAATACTGCTGAATCCTTGAAGTCTATGTATGCCCATGAAGAAGGCGCGGCGGATTTTGAAGATACAGATTTAAATGCTTCCGATAAAAGTCTACGTAGTAAAACTGCAGCTTCAGCCGATTACTTCGCAACAAACGCTACCGATCAGACACTTATTCGTGCTGATTTTGAATCTTGGATAGAGGGGCAGGTAAATGAAGTATTCACAAACTGGGAAGTGGCTGCTGAAGCAGGAACAGCCGGTCAATTGGCCGATGGGGAAAGTACCCGTTACGTAAATGCTAAAGGTTTGGAATACAACCAATTGTTTGCAAAAGGATTGATTGGGGCATTGATGACCGATCAGGCTTTAAACAATTATTTAAGTACAGCAGTGTTGGACGAAGGTTCTAACCGTGAAGACAACGATGCGGGCACGGTATTGGAAGGCAATTCCTATACCAATATGGAACACAAATGGGATGAGGCATACGGCTATGTTTACGGCCTTAATGCAGATGCATCTGATCCTAATGCAGATTTGGGTGCGGATAAATTTTTGAACGAGTATATAGGTAAGCTTGAAGAGGATTCAGATTTTTCCGGTATTGCTGATGATATTTTTCAAGCATTTAAATTAGGTCGTGCTGCAATTGTAGCTGGGGACTATGATGTTCGTGATGCGCAAGTCGAAATTATTAGAGGTAAAATATCACAAGTAATCGCTGTTAGAGGAGTTTACTATTTACAACAGGCTAAAGCCACCTTAGCAGCCGAAACTCCCAACTACGGTAGTGCCTTTCATGCACTTTCTGAAGCGTACGGTTTTATCTATAGCCTACGTTTTACCCGTCAACCCGGTACGGATGAAGCTTATTTTACGAAGACGGAATCAGATGAGCTTATTGCAGAGTTAATGAATGATGGTGATAACGGATTATGGGATGTTACAGCGGAAACTATTGACGAAATTTCTGAAGATATTGCGGAAGAATTCGATTTTACTGTAGTCCAAGCTGGTGAATAG
- a CDS encoding hydroxymethylglutaryl-CoA lyase, which produces MIEKVKVIECPRDAMQGIKPFIPTNEKVKYIQSLLGCGFDTIDFGSFVSPRAIPQMVDTAEVLSKLDLSNTKSKLLSIVANVRGAEDACKHPEIQYLGYPFSISENFQMRNTHKTIDQSVEILQEILNIADASGKEVVTYISMGFGNPYGDPWDVDIVGEWTEKLSGMGAKILSLSDTVGSSTPEVIEYLFSQLIPRYPEIEFGAHLHTTPAKWHEKVDAAYKSGCRRFDGAVQGFGGCPMAKDDLTGNMPTEKMLSYFTTEKADSGVNWMVFEAAYNKATELFSVYH; this is translated from the coding sequence ATGATAGAAAAGGTAAAGGTTATTGAATGTCCTAGAGATGCTATGCAAGGCATCAAACCTTTTATTCCCACTAATGAAAAGGTAAAATACATTCAATCGCTCTTAGGTTGCGGTTTTGATACTATAGATTTTGGGAGTTTTGTTTCACCAAGAGCAATTCCGCAAATGGTAGATACGGCAGAGGTGCTGTCAAAACTTGACCTTTCCAATACAAAAAGTAAACTCTTAAGTATTGTAGCAAATGTGAGGGGCGCGGAAGACGCGTGCAAACATCCGGAAATACAGTACCTAGGATATCCGTTTTCTATTTCCGAAAATTTTCAGATGCGGAATACGCATAAGACCATTGACCAATCCGTAGAAATTCTTCAGGAAATACTGAACATTGCCGATGCATCGGGTAAAGAGGTCGTTACCTATATTTCTATGGGTTTCGGGAACCCTTATGGCGACCCGTGGGATGTGGATATTGTTGGGGAATGGACAGAAAAGTTAAGCGGAATGGGCGCTAAAATTTTATCCCTTTCAGATACCGTAGGCTCGTCTACACCAGAGGTAATAGAATATCTTTTCTCACAACTGATTCCTAGATACCCAGAAATAGAATTTGGAGCCCATTTGCACACAACACCTGCCAAATGGCATGAGAAGGTAGATGCCGCATACAAATCCGGTTGTCGTAGATTTGATGGCGCCGTTCAGGGTTTTGGGGGCTGCCCAATGGCAAAAGATGACCTTACCGGTAATATGCCTACCGAGAAGATGCTATCCTATTTTACTACTGAAAAAGCGGATTCTGGTGTCAATTGGATGGTGTTTGAGGCGGCCTACAATAAAGCAACGGAGTTGTTTTCCGTTTACCACTAA
- a CDS encoding LysE family translocator has product MNYETLYTFMLATAALSISPGPDNIYVLMQSLVNGKKYGLATTAGLISGCLVHTSLLAFGVSVIIKESETLFFGIKLLGTLYLFYLAFKVFKSSGDLELTEGAVPKKGLWQLFKQGFIMNVLNPKVTIFFLAFFPGFLFSEEINTTIQFYILGLLFMFISTIVFSLIAILSGSISAYFKENSKVGVYLKWLQIIVFVGIAVYILVSDK; this is encoded by the coding sequence GTGAATTACGAAACCCTTTACACTTTTATGTTGGCTACCGCGGCTTTGTCAATTTCCCCTGGTCCGGATAATATCTATGTTTTAATGCAAAGTTTGGTAAATGGTAAAAAATATGGGCTGGCAACCACCGCTGGTTTAATTTCGGGGTGTTTGGTGCATACCAGTTTACTTGCTTTTGGGGTTTCTGTCATTATTAAGGAGAGTGAGACCTTGTTTTTTGGTATTAAACTATTAGGGACGCTGTACCTTTTTTACTTGGCGTTCAAGGTATTTAAGAGCAGTGGTGACTTGGAGTTAACGGAAGGAGCGGTGCCCAAAAAAGGACTGTGGCAGTTGTTTAAGCAAGGGTTTATAATGAACGTTCTGAACCCTAAGGTTACTATTTTTTTCTTGGCATTCTTTCCCGGGTTTCTGTTTAGTGAAGAGATAAATACCACAATTCAGTTTTATATTTTAGGGCTGCTTTTTATGTTTATTTCTACTATAGTTTTTAGTCTGATAGCTATACTGTCCGGTAGCATTTCGGCGTATTTTAAAGAGAATTCCAAGGTTGGAGTTTATCTAAAATGGCTTCAAATCATTGTGTTTGTTGGTATTGCGGTCTATATTCTAGTATCGGATAAATAA
- a CDS encoding Dabb family protein has protein sequence MKPSYITFTLSLVLVSLLLLAFETRNDPKPTPETFMQKDSLLRHVVLFKFKPGTSAEDIKKVEDAFSALPSKIPQIVGYEWGLNNSPEGLNDGFTHCFFLTFNSEEDRAIYLPHPDHKAFGEVLGPHLGGVLVVDYWSK, from the coding sequence ATGAAACCAAGTTACATCACATTTACCTTAAGTCTAGTTTTAGTATCATTGCTTTTATTGGCTTTTGAAACTCGTAACGACCCCAAACCAACACCTGAAACTTTCATGCAAAAAGATAGCTTATTACGCCATGTGGTATTGTTCAAATTTAAACCGGGAACCTCTGCTGAAGACATTAAAAAAGTAGAAGATGCCTTTTCTGCCCTACCCTCAAAGATTCCGCAAATAGTGGGTTACGAATGGGGATTGAACAATAGCCCCGAAGGTTTAAACGATGGTTTTACCCATTGTTTTTTTCTTACTTTTAATAGCGAAGAAGACCGTGCCATTTACTTACCTCACCCAGACCACAAAGCGTTTGGAGAAGTTTTAGGCCCGCATTTGGGTGGTGTTTTGGTTGTTGATTATTGGAGTAAGTGA
- a CDS encoding type II toxin-antitoxin system RelE/ParE family toxin, whose translation MADYRLSNAAKDDLIRIHRYGVKKFGMVQADKYFDSFFEYFNIIAQSPYSFEAVDFIKKGYKRCVCGVDSIYYKINGNTVEIMAIVGRQDLKNIL comes from the coding sequence ATGGCTGATTATAGACTAAGCAACGCTGCAAAAGATGACTTGATACGAATTCATCGATATGGAGTAAAAAAGTTTGGAATGGTCCAAGCTGACAAATACTTTGATTCTTTTTTTGAGTACTTCAACATCATTGCTCAAAGTCCCTATTCATTCGAAGCAGTTGATTTTATAAAAAAGGGATATAAGCGGTGTGTATGTGGTGTCGATAGTATTTACTATAAAATTAATGGTAACACCGTAGAAATAATGGCAATTGTCGGCAGACAGGATTTAAAAAATATACTTTAA
- a CDS encoding ribbon-helix-helix domain-containing protein, with product MTRQSISFTQPNDEWLKSQVDTQEYSSKSELVNDLIRQARKQQIEIDWIKAKLDKAENSGFSNDSKEQILAQAKS from the coding sequence ATGACAAGACAGAGCATTTCATTTACACAACCAAATGATGAGTGGTTAAAATCACAGGTTGACACCCAAGAATATTCCAGTAAAAGTGAACTCGTTAACGATTTAATTAGACAGGCAAGAAAGCAGCAAATCGAAATAGACTGGATTAAGGCTAAATTAGATAAAGCCGAGAATAGTGGATTCTCCAATGATAGCAAGGAACAAATTTTAGCGCAAGCCAAGTCATAA